The following are encoded in a window of Cydia strobilella chromosome 1, ilCydStro3.1, whole genome shotgun sequence genomic DNA:
- the LOC134747927 gene encoding uncharacterized protein LOC134747927, with translation MKCRPDELEQTIASLKMDINDRDQEILSNDIEISGIPEETNERALHLALSVSNKLGVTLDDKDIVHAERAGPLRRGEPQDGGAPRPRPLVVRLARRAQRDQLLAAARVRRGITTADMGLTSTPKTFYVNERLTRHNRQLFYKARAEASSRNWKFVWTRDGCIYARKEPGGPRHRLRTEADVDKVFC, from the exons ATGAAATGCCGGCCAGACG AACTTGAGCAAACGATCGCCTCTCTCAAAATGGACATTAATGACCGCGATCAGGAGATCCTGAGTAACGATATCGAAATATCAGGCATCCCGGAGGAGACTAACGAGCGTGCATTGCACCTTGCGCTTTCCGTATCTAACAAACTGGGTGTTACGTTAGACGATAAAGATATAGTGCATGCGGAACGCGCCGGACCACTGCGCCGCGGCGAGCCACAAGACGGCGGAGCTCCTAGGCCCCGTCCGCTGGTCGTGAGGCTAGCGCGCCGCGCGCAGCGCGATCAGTTGCTTGCCGCGGCGCGCGTTCGGCGAGGTATCACTACGGCCGACATGGGACTTACGTCAACTCCAAAAACCTTTTACGTCAACGAAAGGTTAACGCGTCATAATCGCCAGCTTTTTTACAAAGCCCGAGCCGAAGCTTCGAGTAGAaattggaagtttgtatggacaCGAGATGGGTGCATTTACGCCCGGAAGGAGCCGGGAGGTCCGCGTCACCGATTACGAACTGAGGCTGATGTGGATAAAGTTTTTTGCTAA